One window of the Waddliaceae bacterium genome contains the following:
- a CDS encoding aminotransferase class I/II-fold pyridoxal phosphate-dependent enzyme: MSANKKHGFNTNAVHGGYHAEFGPVNPPIEESSTYVFKNCDDGAERFASKDKDGIYSRLSNGTVVALEKKLAIMEHGYGSIATSSGMSAISSVLFHYLSAGSHAICTASVYGCSRVLLESDNFFKKMNIETTFLDTSVAENVAAAIRPNTKIIFIETPANPTLSITDITAIAAIAKDAGIPLVVDNTFLSPYLQNPLDLGANVVVHSMTKSIGGHADAVGGVIIPKEADDYYSIRSTVIMLGGTLPPHEASLFNKGLKTLAIRMDKMQENTIAIAQYLESHPKISWVTYPGLKSHPQHALVSEGKQMKGPGSLISFGVVGGLPKAKALLDNLKIAILAVSLGGVETLIQHPASMTHAGIPQKGREAAGISEELVRISIGIEDFEDLRLDFEQAFEKV, encoded by the coding sequence ATGTCTGCTAACAAAAAACATGGTTTCAACACTAACGCCGTTCATGGTGGTTACCATGCCGAGTTCGGCCCTGTAAACCCTCCTATCGAGGAATCTTCGACGTATGTCTTCAAAAATTGTGACGATGGCGCCGAGCGTTTCGCCAGCAAAGACAAAGACGGTATATATTCGCGCTTGAGTAATGGCACCGTCGTTGCTTTAGAGAAAAAGCTTGCCATTATGGAACACGGTTACGGTAGCATCGCCACCAGCTCAGGGATGTCAGCGATAAGCTCTGTACTGTTTCATTATCTCAGCGCAGGAAGCCATGCCATCTGCACAGCATCGGTATATGGGTGTTCGCGTGTCCTTCTTGAAAGCGATAATTTCTTCAAAAAGATGAACATAGAGACAACCTTCCTCGACACTTCTGTCGCTGAGAACGTTGCTGCTGCGATACGTCCGAATACCAAGATTATCTTTATAGAGACTCCGGCGAATCCTACATTATCGATAACGGACATTACCGCCATCGCTGCTATCGCCAAAGACGCAGGCATCCCTCTTGTTGTCGACAATACATTCTTATCACCATATCTTCAGAACCCTCTAGACCTTGGCGCCAACGTCGTTGTGCATTCTATGACGAAATCTATCGGAGGTCATGCTGATGCTGTAGGTGGTGTCATCATCCCCAAAGAAGCTGACGACTATTACAGCATAAGGAGCACCGTCATTATGTTAGGAGGAACATTACCACCACATGAGGCATCTCTTTTCAACAAAGGCCTCAAAACTCTCGCTATTCGCATGGACAAGATGCAAGAAAACACCATTGCCATAGCTCAATATCTCGAATCACACCCTAAGATTTCTTGGGTGACATACCCTGGGCTGAAAAGCCATCCGCAACATGCTCTTGTTTCAGAAGGCAAACAAATGAAAGGACCGGGATCTCTTATTTCTTTTGGCGTTGTCGGCGGTCTCCCCAAAGCAAAAGCTCTTCTCGACAACCTTAAGATTGCCATCCTTGCTGTTTCGTTGGGTGGCGTCGAGACGCTAATACAGCACCCTGCTTCTATGACACACGCAGGCATACCGCAAAAAGGCCGTGAAGCTGCTGGCATTAGCGAAGAACTTGTCCGCATATCTATCGGTATTGAAGATTTCGAGGACCTTAGGCTAGACTTCGAGCAGGCTTTTGAGAAGGTCTAA
- a CDS encoding TraR/DksA family transcriptional regulator, protein MAISKKRIEKFKKILEDTREQLFKSLKGTTEEVKTPDESSGYSQHQADEGTDDFDKTISLELSSKETVIVKQIDRALSKIEDGTYGKCDITGKAIPLARLEAIPYAVTTVEAQEQREKGLL, encoded by the coding sequence GTGGCAATATCGAAAAAAAGAATAGAGAAGTTTAAGAAAATTTTAGAGGATACGCGCGAGCAGCTCTTTAAGTCCTTGAAAGGAACTACAGAAGAAGTGAAGACCCCCGACGAGTCATCGGGATATTCACAGCATCAGGCTGACGAAGGCACTGACGACTTCGATAAGACGATAAGCCTTGAACTCTCGAGCAAAGAGACAGTAATCGTCAAGCAGATAGACCGCGCACTTAGTAAGATCGAAGACGGGACGTATGGCAAGTGCGACATCACAGGAAAAGCGATACCTCTAGCGCGCCTAGAAGCTATACCTTATGCTGTCACTACCGTCGAAGCTCAGGAACAAAGGGAAAAGGGGCTTCTGTGA
- the lspA gene encoding signal peptidase II yields MKARIAIKLLIIGIAIVVADTAIKAFVDATIPMISLATTRAFPYGGIAVFENFYGISFAINHSTNTGAAWGMFGSYQLPLIIIRITAIVMMTWYVFLYRKESSWFVPFTIIIAGAIGNVVDFFVYGHVVDMFHFILWGYSYPVFNVADMAICLGALSLVIVIWWQKHFCKTTEK; encoded by the coding sequence GTGAAGGCTAGAATCGCAATAAAGCTTCTCATCATCGGCATCGCTATCGTCGTTGCCGATACCGCCATTAAAGCTTTCGTCGACGCCACAATACCGATGATATCATTGGCGACAACAAGAGCTTTCCCTTATGGCGGCATCGCTGTCTTCGAAAATTTCTATGGCATAAGCTTCGCTATAAATCATTCTACTAATACTGGAGCGGCGTGGGGGATGTTCGGATCATATCAGCTTCCTCTCATAATAATACGTATCACCGCCATCGTCATGATGACATGGTATGTCTTTTTATACCGCAAAGAATCTTCGTGGTTTGTCCCTTTCACAATAATCATCGCCGGCGCTATAGGCAACGTCGTTGACTTCTTCGTATATGGCCACGTCGTTGACATGTTCCACTTCATATTATGGGGATATAGCTATCCTGTCTTCAACGTCGCCGATATGGCGATATGCCTAGGAGCACTATCACTGGTAATAGTAATATGGTGGCAGAAACATTTCTGCAAAACTACAGAGAAATAG
- a CDS encoding methyltransferase domain-containing protein, translating to MKRKTTYSLVDSGNGRKFETFGEYTIIRPCSQAVWLPKLKKKEWDAANAEFSRDDGNRWSRRTKLPEKWTIDVDGITFKISPTDFGHLGIFPEQKQQWRWIHDTIKNAKNKPKVLNLFAYSGGTTLAAARAGAEVCHLDASKGMVAWARENAALNKLEDAPIRWIVDDVTKFLDREMRRGNQYDAIVLDPPSFGRGSRGEIFKIEEDLTHLLKQCKKLLTPKPLFLLLSCHTPGYTPITLENIMTQMMHDKKGTITAGEMCLEGEKDTFHLPSGTYVRWSNT from the coding sequence ATGAAAAGAAAAACTACATACTCGCTAGTCGATAGCGGTAACGGACGTAAATTTGAAACCTTCGGCGAATACACGATAATACGCCCTTGTTCACAGGCAGTATGGCTGCCGAAGCTCAAGAAAAAAGAATGGGACGCCGCCAATGCTGAGTTCTCCCGCGACGATGGCAATAGATGGTCAAGGCGTACCAAACTTCCAGAAAAATGGACCATCGATGTCGACGGTATTACCTTCAAGATATCTCCGACAGATTTTGGGCACCTCGGAATTTTCCCCGAACAAAAGCAGCAGTGGCGATGGATCCACGACACAATAAAAAATGCTAAGAATAAGCCAAAAGTTCTAAACCTCTTCGCATATTCTGGAGGGACGACGCTAGCAGCAGCACGCGCCGGCGCTGAAGTGTGCCACCTCGACGCCTCTAAAGGCATGGTTGCTTGGGCACGAGAGAATGCCGCACTAAATAAACTCGAAGATGCTCCTATACGATGGATAGTCGATGACGTAACGAAGTTCCTCGACAGGGAGATGCGCCGCGGAAATCAATACGACGCCATCGTCCTCGACCCTCCAAGCTTCGGAAGAGGAAGCCGCGGAGAAATATTCAAAATCGAAGAAGACCTAACACACCTACTTAAGCAGTGTAAAAAACTCCTAACCCCGAAGCCGCTATTCCTACTACTATCATGCCATACTCCAGGATATACGCCGATAACGCTAGAGAATATCATGACACAGATGATGCACGACAAAAAAGGGACGATAACAGCAGGGGAGATGTGCCTGGAAGGCGAAAAAGATACATTTCACCTCCCTAGCGGAACATATGTACGGTGGAGTAACACATGA
- a CDS encoding RNA methyltransferase translates to MPEITSLQNPKIKQCVKLRDRRARDKTKTFLIEGYRELLRATDGSHKIDTLFICSELFLGSNEDALIERIKKSGAEIIQCAENVFRKISYRDRPDGLVAIAPQSKKTLQDLEKILKDNKAPFLVVAEAIEKPGNLGTILRSSDASGVDALIVCDKCTDIFNPNVVRASVGTMFTVPVIETTTEELMPWLKDHSIKVAAATPAAEKVFTELDMKGPIAIAVGTEQLGLSDIWMDDADIQLRIPMLGNADSLNVATATTLLLYEVVRQRK, encoded by the coding sequence ATGCCCGAGATAACAAGCCTGCAGAATCCCAAAATAAAGCAGTGTGTGAAACTTCGCGATAGAAGAGCGCGCGACAAAACAAAAACCTTCCTGATAGAAGGATATCGCGAGCTGCTACGCGCTACTGACGGTAGCCATAAAATCGATACGCTATTCATATGCAGCGAGCTCTTCCTCGGAAGCAACGAAGATGCCCTTATAGAACGTATAAAAAAATCGGGAGCAGAGATAATACAATGCGCCGAGAACGTTTTCCGTAAGATATCATACCGCGATAGGCCTGACGGACTCGTCGCTATAGCACCACAGAGCAAAAAAACACTGCAAGACCTAGAAAAAATCCTCAAAGATAACAAAGCACCATTCCTCGTCGTAGCAGAAGCTATAGAGAAGCCAGGAAACCTCGGAACAATACTTCGTTCTTCCGACGCATCTGGCGTCGACGCCCTTATCGTTTGTGATAAATGCACCGACATCTTCAACCCCAACGTCGTACGCGCTAGCGTCGGTACAATGTTTACCGTTCCCGTAATAGAAACTACTACAGAAGAACTTATGCCGTGGCTTAAAGACCATAGCATAAAAGTCGCAGCAGCAACGCCTGCAGCAGAAAAAGTCTTCACCGAGTTAGATATGAAAGGGCCTATAGCAATAGCAGTAGGGACGGAACAGCTAGGACTTTCCGATATATGGATGGACGACGCCGATATACAGCTACGTATCCCTATGCTAGGAAATGCCGACTCCCTAAACGTCGCAACAGCGACGACATTACTTCTCTACGAAGTCGTTAGACAACGAAAATAA
- a CDS encoding serine/threonine-protein kinase — MSFLLQLLSSRAVRPALDSLVMGPPPEEEIEAPVDAVPSPLKALPLHPRPPTQPKPPSHRSRSFRHIKHGTLADRDNKIRALFRKNYHVVCANKSSPDSDIFLFPKDSQILGEGAYSKVFSAFLIPAEVTPASISGLVDLTNSKISRVAVKVFCKGKKEQDIKLCDHEWTILKHVERYSVDQLANPLLPVARLDKTPYYDSPALIFPFVDNDLFKYLQDLPLSSDRSNRLLITQDFGRQLLEQVVTMHSLNIHHRDLKPANILLKDELLKITDLGSSTLALPGPIHSHNAKYPYIITRWYRPPEVLLKLFPYTEKVDIWSVALILMEVVYGEQILPGKNADHQLQLIRNFLGLSTKQPPSRIHISRRTVPMLPLRKRLLNRNIRDADFIDLMEKSLRWNPEKRLSAEAMLAHPFFTTPISEHPYIDDTEKE, encoded by the coding sequence ATGTCATTTCTTTTACAACTTCTTTCCTCTAGGGCCGTTAGGCCTGCCCTTGATTCTTTAGTTATGGGTCCTCCTCCTGAAGAAGAGATTGAAGCTCCTGTTGACGCTGTTCCTTCACCTTTAAAGGCTTTACCGTTGCATCCGAGACCGCCAACACAGCCAAAACCACCATCGCATCGTTCGCGTTCGTTTCGACATATTAAGCATGGCACTTTAGCAGATCGTGACAACAAGATAAGAGCATTATTTCGAAAAAATTATCATGTTGTATGTGCAAACAAAAGCTCACCCGACTCAGACATTTTTCTTTTTCCAAAAGATTCTCAAATACTAGGTGAAGGAGCGTATTCTAAAGTATTTTCTGCTTTTCTTATCCCTGCTGAAGTAACTCCAGCCTCTATATCAGGCTTGGTAGACCTAACAAACTCTAAAATATCTAGAGTCGCCGTTAAAGTTTTTTGTAAGGGTAAAAAAGAACAAGATATTAAGTTATGTGATCACGAATGGACAATCCTTAAGCACGTCGAAAGATATAGTGTAGACCAATTAGCCAACCCACTTTTACCCGTTGCTCGCCTTGATAAAACTCCTTATTATGATAGTCCGGCTTTAATATTTCCATTCGTGGACAACGATTTATTTAAATATCTTCAAGATTTACCATTATCCTCTGACCGTTCAAACCGCCTTCTTATTACTCAAGATTTTGGACGACAGCTCTTGGAACAAGTTGTCACTATGCATTCTCTTAATATCCATCATAGAGATCTAAAGCCTGCAAATATTCTTTTAAAAGACGAGCTCTTAAAAATCACTGACCTTGGATCTTCAACATTAGCATTGCCTGGCCCTATCCATAGCCACAACGCTAAATACCCATATATTATAACACGATGGTATCGCCCTCCAGAGGTTCTTTTGAAGCTTTTTCCTTACACAGAAAAAGTCGACATCTGGAGCGTTGCTCTTATTCTTATGGAGGTTGTATACGGGGAACAAATTTTACCTGGAAAAAATGCTGATCATCAGCTCCAATTAATTAGAAATTTTTTAGGCCTTTCCACAAAACAACCACCAAGCCGCATCCATATTAGCAGACGAACTGTTCCGATGCTTCCATTGCGCAAACGGCTACTAAATAGAAACATCCGCGACGCCGATTTCATCGACCTTATGGAGAAATCTCTACGGTGGAATCCTGAAAAGCGTCTTTCTGCCGAAGCGATGCTTGCGCATCCTTTTTTCACTACGCCAATTTCTGAGCATCCATACATTGACGACACAGAAAAAGAATAG
- a CDS encoding protein kinase: MLKRKLPLYEVQDLGKQLLEQVASAHSCGVHHRDLKPENLLLKYDRTTKRYILKTTDFGTAIYKGPPPLFRQHSLSNRGYIQSRWYRAPEVILTPGPFTEKVDIWSVALVLIELACGNPFFTRRRL; this comes from the coding sequence ATGCTCAAGAGAAAGCTTCCGCTTTATGAAGTTCAAGATTTAGGAAAGCAGCTCTTGGAACAGGTTGCCTCTGCTCATTCTTGTGGCGTTCATCATAGAGATCTAAAGCCAGAGAATCTTCTTTTAAAATATGATAGGACAACAAAAAGATATATCTTAAAAACCACAGATTTCGGGACTGCTATATACAAAGGACCGCCGCCTTTATTTCGTCAACATTCCTTATCTAATCGTGGTTATATTCAATCACGATGGTATCGTGCCCCTGAAGTCATTCTTACTCCAGGTCCTTTCACAGAAAAAGTCGATATCTGGAGTGTTGCTCTTGTCCTTATAGAGCTCGCATGCGGTAATCCTTTTTTTACGCGGCGAAGACTCTGA
- a CDS encoding protein kinase — MNPLRPADSVSSDSGSYSYSSSVISETPSTEASASEISPTCASAPSPSQTVRSRRLRINNITGLYQKRTKGCCRYRRTVSTAERAAFNRNAQIAAHKQSVKKYFSTRTIVHETYGSYALPVPYKSWDIDAKSGNFVVHNKFYDEIGDGVSASIHKAYFIPGDVIVSPSTVGRIRDIALKIFKIDYDEHAGITVGDSCLKELRFHKHLKFHASYYEIRQPSDKIPLLASHHLKIPRIDASPERFALAFEMFGEDLVKDLKKNGVYSLCKIQDIGRQLLLQLSFMNSCGIKHRDIKPQNILIRDGRVKIIDLGLATCKFFLSLNDDCHLVVTRWYRPPEILMCQHTNSDKGGGIYSDKVDIWSLAIVFIELFSGKFFLPGKDEDDQLHSIVKLLGSPDKTFIDDAISKSSHPEKDKNKMSIFFKRLEGKPSSLLTKLEKRGIADPDFIDLIQHMLCWDPKERWSAERLLSHPFFAKSFSPPTPMSPVEPVPTTKEP; from the coding sequence ATGAATCCTTTACGTCCTGCAGATTCCGTTAGTTCTGATTCTGGTTCTTATTCTTATTCATCCTCTGTAATTTCCGAAACTCCTTCCACTGAAGCCTCCGCGTCAGAAATATCACCGACCTGTGCTTCTGCACCTTCGCCATCACAAACAGTACGTTCACGTAGACTGCGTATAAATAATATTACAGGTCTGTATCAGAAACGAACTAAAGGCTGCTGCAGATACAGAAGGACTGTTTCTACTGCCGAACGAGCCGCTTTTAATCGAAATGCCCAAATTGCCGCGCATAAACAATCAGTAAAAAAATATTTCAGTACTCGCACTATCGTACACGAAACTTATGGCTCATATGCTTTACCAGTTCCCTATAAATCTTGGGATATAGATGCAAAAAGTGGCAACTTTGTTGTACACAATAAATTTTATGATGAAATTGGCGACGGTGTATCAGCGTCAATACATAAGGCCTATTTTATTCCTGGCGATGTCATTGTAAGCCCCTCAACAGTCGGTAGAATACGTGATATTGCCCTTAAAATTTTCAAAATAGACTATGACGAACACGCAGGAATAACAGTTGGTGATTCATGCTTGAAAGAATTGAGATTCCACAAGCATTTAAAATTCCACGCTTCATATTATGAGATAAGACAGCCTTCTGATAAAATACCTCTTCTTGCCTCTCATCATTTGAAAATTCCTCGTATTGACGCTTCTCCTGAAAGATTCGCTTTAGCCTTTGAAATGTTTGGTGAAGATTTAGTTAAAGACCTTAAAAAAAATGGTGTTTATTCTCTTTGCAAAATCCAAGACATTGGACGACAACTACTACTACAACTTAGCTTTATGAATTCTTGTGGTATTAAGCATAGAGATATAAAACCTCAAAATATTCTTATCAGAGACGGCCGAGTAAAAATAATAGATCTTGGCTTGGCAACATGTAAATTTTTTCTTTCCTTAAATGATGATTGTCATCTTGTTGTAACACGATGGTATCGTCCACCTGAAATTTTAATGTGCCAACATACTAATTCAGATAAGGGTGGCGGTATTTATTCAGATAAAGTTGATATTTGGAGTCTCGCTATTGTCTTTATAGAGCTTTTTTCAGGAAAATTCTTTCTACCAGGAAAAGACGAAGACGATCAGCTACATTCGATTGTAAAATTATTGGGAAGTCCTGATAAAACTTTTATTGATGATGCAATATCAAAATCTAGTCATCCCGAAAAAGATAAAAATAAAATGTCCATTTTCTTTAAGCGTCTGGAAGGCAAGCCTTCTTCCTTATTAACAAAATTAGAAAAACGAGGAATAGCTGACCCCGACTTCATAGACCTTATACAGCACATGCTTTGCTGGGATCCTAAGGAACGCTGGTCGGCGGAAAGACTCCTCAGCCATCCTTTTTTCGCAAAAAGCTTTAGCCCGCCTACACCTATGTCACCGGTGGAGCCTGTCCCTACTACTAAAGAGCCTTAA
- a CDS encoding thioredoxin family protein, producing the protein MMFTLEIGSKAPTFSLPATDGEVYSLEDFEGSPALVIFFTCNHCPYVINSDEETRKTVERFSRRGVAFVAINSNSENTYEEDSFENMVARMEENDFPWAYLHDKNQKVALAYGALKTPHFFVFNKKRSLVYTGHAIDNPRKPAKATSHDLDNALEELLHDDEITVPVTNPIGCNIKWEGQPASWMPPGACDLI; encoded by the coding sequence ATTATGTTCACACTAGAGATAGGCTCCAAAGCTCCAACTTTCTCGTTGCCTGCAACAGACGGCGAAGTATATTCTTTGGAAGATTTCGAAGGTTCTCCTGCTCTCGTAATATTCTTTACGTGCAACCACTGCCCTTATGTAATAAACTCCGACGAAGAGACGCGCAAGACTGTAGAGCGTTTTTCTCGTCGTGGCGTTGCTTTTGTGGCGATAAACTCCAACAGTGAAAATACCTATGAAGAAGACTCTTTCGAAAATATGGTCGCGCGCATGGAAGAGAACGATTTTCCGTGGGCGTATCTCCATGACAAAAACCAAAAGGTTGCTTTAGCTTATGGCGCCCTAAAGACACCACACTTCTTCGTCTTCAACAAAAAACGCAGTCTCGTATATACTGGGCATGCTATCGACAACCCCAGAAAGCCCGCCAAGGCGACGAGCCACGACCTCGACAATGCCCTCGAAGAGCTTCTCCACGACGATGAGATCACCGTCCCTGTGACGAACCCAATAGGCTGCAATATTAAATGGGAAGGGCAGCCGGCGAGCTGGATGCCTCCAGGGGCCTGCGACCTTATATAA
- a CDS encoding DUF1347 family protein encodes MFSLKRAVLLAVLLVVCCYGAWSLIISPRYHSHHAMKAFVAGDNESAFSEVLSIHHTLPEAKYHLYLSYLYRCLGDDEESSKRLDLAYDHACRSSQNDNIFLEIAVGRAISAYHSDDIIALDIAVDDISHLSPNSGYSNLFSGITAYHHEEYSKALKFFSEDVAIAPLSGWLTKTLGGVFSKEWRHRHIARCNIEIGNYHAAHSILDDSTLGDSENSLFLNALCSICEARENPISDDMSWYRRARSCYSGIALGSEESNVIASRLIDIAEVFIEKGLYHEAGDIIKDLEQRSSSPAVHHLVSNIMGKFNGFLSEGRHAEAFTLASEISESFGKGIVLSAIVDSTVNVSLENVLHDNIANAISYWKCSSLISSDSDAIRVDIIRKTLTFVGSAVANNDIAMISRVVTFWKGLECSQEYYHLLALSLLDASNKAWNTYDNPTISLDILAFAMSMPVGDNKGLLAKAVDSELKERFKVASHNDDVESLHSLYNTLCLLCLDTNDTIVRNEVANQVGDAWFLFTESNYYEALKRAQWVLRASPSNQPALHIVGMIAFRSNDYPSALKALTMLSSPDPKIQETLGLCYLNTDNIIKGKDVLETLSRENPLADDTYITLAYLAQKAYAYDESISWLFKVRKPTGETLTALCHAFYETGSWDKALECYNALPSPYSSIPAVQAIAGTCLAEAGYNTAAEELLIAAIDSDDDSSLSIVSASFRNHYYDVLSKKDPAYLAASFFEKHRNDNEKALAYLEKAVEATPEVLMKKGEILLSLSRDAEAAGVFTEIANSENAAIATHGQLMLGKILLEKQQHEKALEHLEIAIKLSPGDDDAIRAMFECLQYRALSDNNKESV; translated from the coding sequence ATGTTTTCGTTGAAAAGAGCAGTTCTTCTCGCGGTTCTTCTTGTAGTATGTTGTTATGGCGCATGGAGTCTTATCATAAGCCCTCGATACCATTCTCATCATGCTATGAAGGCGTTTGTCGCTGGAGACAACGAAAGTGCTTTCTCCGAAGTGCTATCCATCCATCATACCCTTCCAGAGGCGAAATACCACCTATATCTATCTTATCTATATCGTTGTCTTGGTGACGACGAAGAGAGCAGCAAGCGTCTCGACCTCGCATATGACCATGCATGTCGTTCTTCACAAAACGACAACATTTTTCTTGAAATCGCTGTCGGCAGAGCTATTTCTGCATACCATAGTGATGACATTATCGCCCTTGACATCGCCGTTGACGACATCTCTCATCTTTCTCCTAACAGCGGCTATTCCAATCTTTTTTCGGGCATTACTGCATACCACCACGAAGAGTATAGCAAGGCGTTAAAATTCTTTAGCGAGGATGTCGCCATCGCCCCTCTTTCTGGGTGGCTGACAAAAACTCTCGGAGGCGTTTTTTCTAAAGAATGGCGACATCGTCATATTGCCCGCTGCAACATCGAGATAGGCAACTATCATGCCGCCCATAGCATCCTAGACGACAGCACTTTGGGCGACAGTGAAAACAGCCTTTTTTTAAATGCTCTATGTTCTATTTGCGAAGCTCGTGAGAATCCTATCTCCGATGACATGTCGTGGTATCGCCGGGCGAGATCGTGTTATAGTGGAATTGCTCTCGGCAGCGAAGAAAGCAATGTCATCGCTTCTCGCCTCATTGATATCGCCGAAGTTTTTATCGAAAAAGGCTTATACCATGAAGCCGGTGATATTATTAAAGACCTAGAGCAGCGGAGCTCTTCTCCTGCAGTGCATCATCTTGTGTCGAATATCATGGGAAAGTTTAACGGCTTTTTATCCGAAGGTCGTCATGCCGAAGCCTTTACGTTGGCATCGGAGATCTCCGAATCTTTCGGCAAAGGTATCGTACTCTCTGCTATCGTCGATTCTACCGTCAATGTCTCTCTTGAAAATGTTTTACATGACAATATCGCTAACGCCATTTCGTATTGGAAATGCTCGTCTTTGATATCTTCTGATTCCGATGCTATAAGAGTCGATATAATACGAAAGACTTTGACGTTTGTCGGCAGCGCTGTCGCCAATAACGACATAGCCATGATATCTCGTGTTGTTACCTTCTGGAAAGGTCTGGAATGTTCTCAAGAATACTATCATCTCTTAGCGCTCTCGCTTCTCGATGCTTCTAACAAAGCGTGGAACACCTACGACAACCCGACTATATCGTTAGACATCCTTGCTTTTGCCATGTCCATGCCTGTTGGCGATAACAAAGGGCTCCTCGCCAAGGCCGTCGACAGCGAGCTAAAAGAACGCTTTAAAGTAGCTTCACATAATGACGACGTCGAAAGTCTTCATAGTCTGTACAACACTTTATGTCTTCTATGTCTCGACACCAACGATACTATCGTTAGGAACGAGGTCGCCAACCAGGTCGGTGATGCTTGGTTTCTTTTCACTGAAAGTAACTACTATGAGGCCTTGAAGCGTGCGCAATGGGTGCTTCGTGCCAGCCCTTCTAACCAGCCAGCGCTCCATATTGTCGGGATGATAGCATTCCGCAGCAACGACTATCCTTCTGCCCTCAAAGCCCTTACGATGCTTTCATCTCCAGACCCAAAAATCCAGGAAACCCTTGGCCTGTGTTACCTTAACACCGACAACATCATCAAAGGCAAGGATGTCCTCGAAACGCTGTCACGGGAAAACCCTCTTGCCGACGACACATATATCACGCTAGCATACCTCGCCCAGAAAGCTTACGCCTATGACGAGAGTATTTCCTGGCTTTTCAAGGTGAGGAAGCCTACCGGCGAGACTTTAACAGCGTTATGTCATGCTTTCTATGAGACGGGTTCTTGGGACAAAGCCCTGGAATGCTACAACGCTCTTCCCAGCCCATACTCTTCAATTCCTGCAGTACAGGCCATCGCGGGGACGTGTTTGGCGGAAGCTGGCTATAACACTGCTGCCGAAGAGCTTCTCATCGCCGCCATCGACAGCGATGACGACAGTTCTCTATCCATAGTGTCGGCATCATTCCGCAATCACTATTATGACGTCCTCAGCAAGAAAGACCCTGCATACCTTGCGGCGTCGTTTTTCGAGAAACACCGCAACGACAACGAAAAAGCTCTTGCATACCTAGAGAAAGCCGTAGAGGCAACGCCAGAAGTTCTTATGAAAAAAGGCGAAATACTTTTATCCCTATCCCGCGACGCCGAAGCTGCTGGGGTCTTTACAGAAATTGCCAATAGCGAGAACGCTGCAATAGCAACACACGGGCAGCTTATGCTCGGGAAGATCCTCCTAGAGAAACAGCAGCATGAAAAAGCTTTGGAACACCTAGAGATCGCTATAAAACTTTCCCCAGGCGACGACGATGCCATCCGCGCCATGTTCGAATGCCTACAATATAGAGCTCTCTCCGACAATAATAAAGAAAGCGTTTAA